The sequence ATCCCTTCGACATCTTCCGGATTAGTCTCTTCCCTGACAAGAATTACTTTCTTTCCCTGCTTCGCCCATGCTACCGCGTCATTGGCTGAAAAAACCGCCATGCCTGCGGCTCCGCCGGGGCCTGCCGGCAAACCTTTTCCGATAACTGCAGCTGTTTTTTCCGCCTTCGGGTCAATAATCGGATGAAGAAGCTCGTCCATCTGCGAAGCGGTAACTCTCATAACCGCTTCTTCCTTCTTTATGAGTTTTTCTTTTACCATATCATTAGCCATGCGGACTGCTGACGGGCCGTTTCTTTTTCCTATGCGGCACTGCAACATCCAAAGGAGGCCTTCCTGGATTGTAAACTCTATATCCTGCATATCGCGGTAATGTTTTTCAAGTTTTTTCTGTATCGTATCAAGCTCGCCATAAATCTTTGGCATGGCTTTTTCAAGCGATTCCAGGTGCTCGCTGTGTTCCGATTTCCCTGATTCATTAATCGGGTTCGGAGTACGGATACCGGCAACAACATCTTCCCCCTGCGCGTTAACTAACCACTCGCCGAAAAATACTTTTTCGCCGGTGGCAGGATTCCTTGTAAAAGCAACTCCTGTTGCAGATGAATTGCCCATATTACCAAATACCATCGCCTGTACATTTACAGCTGTTCCCCATTCATCCGGAATGTTTTCAATTCTTCTGTAGGAAATTGCTCTTTTGCCCTGCCAGCTTGAAAATACCGCGCCTACTCCGCCCCAAAGCTGTTCCATCGGGTCTTCCGGAAACGGTTTGCCTAAAACTTCTTTTACTTTTGCTTTATATATTTCAATTAATTCCTTCAAGTTATCTGCGGTTAAATCAGTATCCTGTTTTGCGCCGTATTTATCCTTCATTGCCTGAAGCGCGTGTTCCAGCTGCTGGCGGATGCCTTTGCCTTCTGCCGGTTCAATACCTGCCGCTTTTTCCATAACTACATCGGAATACATCTGGATCAACCTTCTCTGGGCGTCATAGACGAAACGGGGATTATTGGTTTTCTTTATAAGCCCTTCGCGGGTTATATTATTCAACCCGACATTCAATACGGTTTCCATCATACCCGGCATGGATTTACGCGCGCCTGAACGCACTGAAACAAGCAGAGGGTTTACGGGGTCGCCGAATTTGCTGCCCATTATCTGTTCAATTCTTGCGAGGGCTGTTTTTAACTGCCCGGCAAGCTCTTTTGGGTACTTCTTCCCATTTTTATAATAATGAGTACATACTTCCGTTGTAATTGTGAATCCTGCCGGAACCGGGATTTTTATATTTACCATCTCCGCAAGATTTGCACCCTTACCGCCTAATAAATCTTTCATCTTTTCGTTGCCGTCGGCTTTGCCGGCGCCAAAGAAATAAACATACTTGCCTTTCTTAGCCATAGTAATTCTCCTTCACATTAAATTTAATTTATTTTACTTTTATCCCTCGGAGCCACTCAAATCCATCCTCTTTCCTGCATAGCACTTATAACTTCCTGGGTTGCTAACACAAGAGAAGCGTTTCGGTTGGTCATCTTTTCTTTAGAAGCCAAATCACTCACTCTTTCAAAAGACTGTATGATAAGGTCACTGATTATTTTATAAACTTCCACAACCGGCGTAATGCTTCCGGATTTTGAACTTCTCCATTCAATATATGAACCTATAACACCGCCGGAATTCGCTAAAATATCCGGCACAAGAATTATCCCTTTCTGGTCAATTATTTTATCGCCTTCGGCCGTAGTGGGGCCGTTTGCGCCTTCAACTATAATTTTTGCTTTTATCTTCGGCGCTGTTTTATCATTTATCACATTTTCAACTGCGGCCGGAATCAATATTTCTATATCGTCAAGCGCAAGTAGCTCTTCATTTGATATTTCATCCGAACCGGGAAACCCAGTGACCTGGTTTTTTTCTTTAACGTACTCACTCAACCTCGTAATATCAATCCCTTCCTTGTTATATATGCCGCCCGTTACATCCGAAATGGCTACTACTTTTGCCCCTCTGTCATGAAGAAAATAGGCCACCCAGCTTCCCACATTCCCATAGCCCTGAACAGCAACTTTTACGCCTTTCATATCTTTTTTGAAATATTTGCTGTAAGCATGGATAGCGGACATGGCAACACCATAGCCGGTTGCTTCCTTTCTTCCCGGCAGGCCGCCGATTCCAACGGGTTTGCCCGTGACACATTCCGGTATGTGAAGCTCTCCGTAAATTATGGCCATTTCCCTTGGGCCTGTGCCCATATCCGGAGCAGGAATATAAACACCGGACATGAGGTCATTGCGTATCAGGTGGACATACTCTTTTATAATTTCTTTTTTATCATAAGGCGAAAGATTTTTATTTTCCATGCGGATGCCTGACTTGCCGCCGCCGAAAGGAATACCTGTAAGAGCGGTTTTCAGGGTCATTCTTTCCGCCAGGTCGGTGGTTTCTTCCATGGTAACATTAGCGGCAATTCTAATACCGCCTTTTGCAGCACCCCTGACCATATTGTGGTAAACTATGTAAGCTTCGCAGACAACCAGGGTCTTGCTATCAAGCCATACGCCGATATTTACAGTAATTTGTTTTTCAGGCTTTTTTAATAATTCCTTTGCATTACGTGGGATCACCATCAGTTTTTCTAGGGCAGGCGAATCGAAAATGGACACTTTTCATTACCAGTACCTCATGTCCCGCGCTTGGAAGCGGTATGGGGTATTTATCCTTATTAATGATTTACTTATGTAGATTTGGATTGTATAAAATTAAACAACCCTAGTCAAGCCAACGTAGAAATGTGTGTAG comes from Elusimicrobiota bacterium and encodes:
- a CDS encoding Glu/Leu/Phe/Val dehydrogenase, whose translation is MSIFDSPALEKLMVIPRNAKELLKKPEKQITVNIGVWLDSKTLVVCEAYIVYHNMVRGAAKGGIRIAANVTMEETTDLAERMTLKTALTGIPFGGGKSGIRMENKNLSPYDKKEIIKEYVHLIRNDLMSGVYIPAPDMGTGPREMAIIYGELHIPECVTGKPVGIGGLPGRKEATGYGVAMSAIHAYSKYFKKDMKGVKVAVQGYGNVGSWVAYFLHDRGAKVVAISDVTGGIYNKEGIDITRLSEYVKEKNQVTGFPGSDEISNEELLALDDIEILIPAAVENVINDKTAPKIKAKIIVEGANGPTTAEGDKIIDQKGIILVPDILANSGGVIGSYIEWRSSKSGSITPVVEVYKIISDLIIQSFERVSDLASKEKMTNRNASLVLATQEVISAMQERGWI
- the ppdK gene encoding pyruvate, phosphate dikinase — translated: MAKKGKYVYFFGAGKADGNEKMKDLLGGKGANLAEMVNIKIPVPAGFTITTEVCTHYYKNGKKYPKELAGQLKTALARIEQIMGSKFGDPVNPLLVSVRSGARKSMPGMMETVLNVGLNNITREGLIKKTNNPRFVYDAQRRLIQMYSDVVMEKAAGIEPAEGKGIRQQLEHALQAMKDKYGAKQDTDLTADNLKELIEIYKAKVKEVLGKPFPEDPMEQLWGGVGAVFSSWQGKRAISYRRIENIPDEWGTAVNVQAMVFGNMGNSSATGVAFTRNPATGEKVFFGEWLVNAQGEDVVAGIRTPNPINESGKSEHSEHLESLEKAMPKIYGELDTIQKKLEKHYRDMQDIEFTIQEGLLWMLQCRIGKRNGPSAVRMANDMVKEKLIKKEEAVMRVTASQMDELLHPIIDPKAEKTAAVIGKGLPAGPGGAAGMAVFSANDAVAWAKQGKKVILVREETNPEDVEGMRVAEAILTARGGMTSHAALVARGWGKCCIVGAGGISVDYHSRTFKTKDGATIKEGDWITLNGSRGYVYLGQLPMVKATEDNPEFVVFMKMCDSLRRLKIRTNADTPEDAAKARSFGAEGIGLFRIEHMFYGKGAEQPLFILRKMIVSKNEAERRAALEELFPYMKADIKGTLEAMDGLPVTIRTIDPPLHEFVPNNREEREKLAQSLGINMEEFSKRADGLHENNPMMGHRGVRLGITYPEVTETQVRAILEAAAELIKAGKKAFPEIMIPVVCTVEEFANQKVLVEKVYKEVIQKYGMKKLPYMVGTMIEIPRAAMTADKIAQTAEFFSFGTNDLTQMSFGFSRDDIGSFLPDYLDKKILKADPFQTIDIEGVGELIQMGITRGRKARKDLKVGICGEHGGEAASVKFCHKVGMNYVSCSPYRVPIARLAAAQAVVEEKK